The following are encoded in a window of Coregonus clupeaformis isolate EN_2021a chromosome 34, ASM2061545v1, whole genome shotgun sequence genomic DNA:
- the LOC121550050 gene encoding protein CDV3 homolog: MADVETGGAAPEKSLDDFFAKRDKKKKKEKGGKGKEAPSGPTPIVLKKNKKEKEKFGTKNENQDAQPEKEDEEWKEFEAKEVDYSGLRLQALQISDEKEEEEYEEEFGEDGEIILVSGDKISGPWNKSGAPPPAAAPVEVEEVPESKPSGVYRPPGARLTTTKRGPNQGPPEIFSDTQFPSLGAGSKHVETRRDREMEKTFEVVKHKNRGREEGGSGASLQQLELGNQYAILGDK; the protein is encoded by the exons ATGGCCGATGTAGAGACTGGTGGCGCTGCCCCGGAGAAGAGCCTGGATGATTTCTTTGCCAAGAgggataaaaaaaagaagaaagaaaAGGGAGGCAAGGGAAAAGAAGCCCCATCTGGGCCCACACCAATTGTATTGAAAAAGAACAAGAAGGAAAAGGAGAAGTTCGGCACGAAAAATGAAAATCAAGATGCGCAGCCGGAgaag GAGGATGAGGAGTGGAAGGAGTTTGAGGCAAAGGAGGTGGACTACAGTGGACTCAGACTGCAGGCTCTGCAGATAAG TgatgagaaggaggaagaggagtatGAGGAGGAGTTCGGTGAGGATGGAGAGATCATCCTGGTTAGTGGAGACAAAATTTCTGGGCCCTGGAACAAATCTGGCGCCCCGCCTCCAGCCGCTGCACCTGTTG AGGTGGAAGAGGTGCCTGAGTCCAAGCCTTCTGGGGTGTACCGCCCCCCAGGTGCCCGACTGACTACCACAAAGCGTGGCCCCAACCAGGGGCCCCCTGAGATCTTCAGCGACACACAGTTCCCGTCACTCGGGGCCGGCTCCAAGCATGTGGAGACACGCAG GGACAGGGAGATGGAGAAGACCTTTGAGGTTGTGAAACACAAAAACCGTGGCCGAGAGGAGGGCGGCAGTGGGGCTTCCCTGCAGCAGTTGGAGCTTGGTAACCAGTACGCCATCCTGGGGGACAAGTAG